In the Malaya genurostris strain Urasoe2022 chromosome 1, Malgen_1.1, whole genome shotgun sequence genome, one interval contains:
- the LOC131425584 gene encoding dynein regulatory complex subunit 4, which produces MGPKKGKGSTVIDGVDTSSMSREQLEQFALRLRNEMEREREERNFFQLERDKLRTFWEITRKQLEEAKATIRSKERDVEVAQELADQDTKNVMQEMKHLQYEHQSHIGELKAEMMTQLKMAQEDHALQERDLLNDKRELRRLLREKEENGELEVQQLKLKHSELLSEERSRFKKEVEAMMKLYEQKLQNYKEEAEIRHEMELSEVEERKNAQIAELIQSNENAYKEMKGYYNDITLNNLALINSMKEQMEEMRVQVDKDMKNHSEVMAENRKLVEPLKQARSELIELRKKLQYYDRDKATLNRVKTRLSTTQKQLSSLKLESDVLQMRCEKLVEERDQLKSMFEKSILESQQKSGLKNSLLERKLEYIEKQTEQREAILGEVLSLAGIEPQSLSIRIEKLLVQKNDKIQDLRYEFARVSKMYDDLLSLIESKLSKFGITLKDLELGNLQVEK; this is translated from the exons ATG GGACCCAAAAAAGGCAAAGGAAGCA CGGTCATCGATGGCGTCGACACGTCCAGCATGTCCCGGGAGCAGCTGGAGCAGTTTGCGCTCCGGCTGCGGAACGAGATGGAACGGGAACGCGAGGAGCGCAACTTCTTCCAGCTGGAACGGGACAAGCTGCGGACGTTCTGGGAAATCACCCGCAAACAGCTGGAGGAAGCAAAAGCGACCATTCGCAGCAAGGAACGCGATGTCGAGGTGGCCCAGGAACTGGCCGATCAGGACACCAAAAATGTGATGCAGGAAATGAAACACCTCCAGTACGAGCATCAGTCGCACATCGGTGAGCTGAAGGCGGAAATGATGACACAGCTCAAGATGGCCCAGGAGGATCACGCTCTGCAGGAACGGGATTTGCTCAACGATAAGCGTGAGCTTAGGCGGTTACTCAGGGAAAAGGAAGAGAACGGAGAGCTTGAGGTTCAACAGCTAAAGCTGAAGCATAGCGAATTGTTGAGCGAGGAACGATCGCGCTTCAAAAAAGAAGTCGAAGCAATGATGAAACTGTATGAGCAGAAGCTACAAAATTACAAAGAAGAAGCCGAAATTCGACACGAAATGGAGTTATCCGAAGTAGAGGAGCGGAAAAACGCTCAAATCGCCGAACTGATTCAGTCGAATGAAAATGCCTACAAAGAGATGAAAGGCTACTACAATGACATTACACTGAACAATTTGGCGCTCATCAACAGCATGAAGGAGCAAATGGAAGAAATGAGGGTTCAGGTTGATAAAGATATGAAAAATCATTCAGAAGTGATGGCAGAAAATCGAAAGCTAGTGGAACCATTGAAACAAGCCCGCTCGGAGTTGATTGAGCTACGCAAGAAGCTTCAGTATTATGATCGCGATAAGGCCACCTTGAATCGGGTAAAAACTCGTCTTAGTACCACTCAGAAGCAGCTAAGCAGCCTGAAACTGGAATCGGACGTACTGCAGATGAGATGTGAAAAACTGGTCGAAGAGCGCGATCAACTGAAGAGCATGTTCGAGAAGTCGATTCTTGAGTCGCAGCAAAAGTCGG GATTGAAAAATTCCCTCCTGGAGCGAAAGCTGGAGTACATCGAGAAGCAAACCGAACAGCGAGAGGCTATCCTCGGTGAAGTTCTGTCACTTGCTGGCATAGAACCGCAATCTCTGAGCATACGGATCGAAAAATTGTTGGTTCAGAAAAACGATAAAATTCAAGATTTGCGGTACGAGTTTGCCCGGGTTAGCAAGA